A stretch of Bos indicus x Bos taurus breed Angus x Brahman F1 hybrid chromosome 17, Bos_hybrid_MaternalHap_v2.0, whole genome shotgun sequence DNA encodes these proteins:
- the UCP1 gene encoding mitochondrial brown fat uncoupling protein 1 yields the protein MVGHTASDVPPTMAVKIFSAGVAACVADIITFPLDTAKVRLQIQGECLTSSAIRYKGVLGTIITLAKTEGPVKLYSGLPAGLQRQISFASLRIGLYDTVQEFFTTGKEASLGSKISAGLTTGGVAVFIGQPTEVVKVRLQAQSHLHGPKPRYTGTYNAYRIIATTEGLTGLWKGTTPNLTRNVIINCTELVTYDLMKEALVKNKLLADDVPCHFVSAVVAGFCTTVLSSPVDVVKTRFVNSSPGQYTSVPNCAMMMLTREGPSAFFKGFVPSFLRLGSWNIIMFVCFEQLKRELMKSRHTMDCAT from the exons atggtgggacacacAGCGTCAGACGTGCCCCCTACCATGGCGGTCAAGATCTTCTCGGCTGGGGTGGCGGCCTGCGTGGCTGACATAATCACCTTCCCGCTGGACACCGCGAAAGTCCGGCTACAG ATCCAGGGCGAATGCCTGACCTCCAGTGCCATTAGGTATAAAGGTGTCCTGGGAACAATCATCACTCTGGCAAAAACAGAAGGGCCAGTGAAACTCTACAGTGGGCTGCCTGCTGGTCTCCAGAGACAAATAAGCTTCGCCTCTCTTAGGATCGGCCTCTATGATACTGTCCAGGAGTTCTTCACCACAGGGAAAGAAG CTAGTTTAGGAAGCAAGATCTCAGCGGGCCTAACGACTGGAGGCGTGGCCGTGTTCATTGGGCAACCCACAGAGGTGGTCAAGGTCAGACTGCAAGCTCAGAGCCATCTCCACGGTCCCAAACCTCGATACACTGGGACTTACAATGCTTACAGAATTATAGCAACAACAGAAGGCTTGACGGGGCTTTGGAAAG GGACTACTCCCAATCTGACAAGGAATGTCATCATCAACTGTACAGAGCTAGTAACATATGACCTAATGAAGGAGGCCCTTGTGAAAAACAAACTATTAGCAG ACGATGTGCCCTGCCACTTCGTGTCCGCTGTTGTTGCTGGATTCTGCACAACGGTTCTGTCCTCTCCCGTGGATGTGGTGAAAACCCGATTTGTTAATTCTTCACCAGGACAGTACACAAGTGTGCCCAACTGCGCAATGATGATGCTCACTAGGGAAGGACCGTCAGCTTTTTTCAAAGG ATTTGTACCTTCCTTCTTGCGACTGGGATCCTGGAACATCATCATGTTTGTGTGCTTCGAACAGCTGAAGCGAGAATTGATGAAGTCGAGGCACACCATGGACTGCGCAACCTAG